Below is a genomic region from Daphnia pulicaria isolate SC F1-1A chromosome 10, SC_F0-13Bv2, whole genome shotgun sequence.
TCATCAATGAACTCGCGCtcgttttatttcttgtttgttttgacaTTATGGAAAATCGGGAACGAGATGGGCTTCTGAGTAGCTGCACTTCTTCAGTCTAGATCATACGCAATTTTAAACCGGCGAATTTTGTCATTATTcctcattattattttaactaGCCTGGCAAGGAAAAGAAGGCCAGCAAATGTTTTCTTGGAATGATCGAGTTGGCAGCTAGGCGTTACCGGAAAACTCTTGGCGCCCTACGTGCTATTTTCagttcaaaaatatcaaaagaggCGCTCTGTTGTATTTACATTTGTCGTCTAAGTAAACCTTTTCATTCCGAGAGACATGTCTTAGTTGTGCTCTGCTGGGAACGTATTGTATTACTCTTCAAGTCGCTGGGTCAACACTCAGTCTAAAAGGATTGGCAAACCACGCCAGGGCTATTATAGACTTGCTACACTCTTCATATGCACAGCAGAGGCCTATACACTTCACTAAGAACGAGTTTATAAATGCAAAGTACGGGAAACTGGAACTTTTTGGGGGAAACTGAAGTGTTGTACACGCAACGGGTCCAGTGTGTACACAATCAAGAAAACCCATTCGTTTTAGTCAATTCACCGATTTTAATTAGTTTAGTTGAGAGGAAATTttgatgatttgatttgtACAGCGCTAATTAGCCAGAAGGCATTTCGCCTCGAAGAGACTGTATCAAAGAGGCTTCTTTTACATGGAAAGAAGTTTGACGATCCCCAGCAAATAGATTAATATTCCtcgaaatataatttttttaaataacaagaaaTGATTGCTATAACTTTGTTACTTGCACCTCGTTTATATGATTGCTTTCATGCGCTTCATTAGCAGAGGAGTAAACTTTTAGGAGAGGCCTGATCATTTCTGTGAAATCAGCAATCATTTAATGAATTATATTGACTGGAATGCGTTAGCATTAATTCGCTTCTACGTATAAAGAGTAATAACGTGCTTTTGTTTCAGAATTAACAAATAATAGAACGTAATATGCGTATACAACTTCCAggggcgtttttttttgtcgccgATGATGGAtggacgaataaaaaaaaccactcCGCATCACGGcgtaaaattaaaatcgatTAGCACCGCAACGCGGAAGAAAATTTGCTTTGCGCGTTATCCCGTCCGCAcgcacgcaaaaaaaaataagaaacgatcgattttcttttaatggcCAACCGGCACGTTATTTCGTACCCGTTTTATATGAGGCAACGATCCAGCTCGACTCTGATAATGACGACTGGCCTAGCTGCGAGTTTCATTCGCGTTATTGCGAGCGGGaacttgaaaattaaatttccccGGATgacgaatttttaaattacgatGGCGCAATTATTTCGGTTGGAATTTATTGTGTCATTTCTATTCTATATTCATGAGCCAGACTTGCGAAGGCGAGCCTAGTTTATAGGCTGTGAGCTAATAGTTTGAACCGCTGTGGCTAATCCGATGTGAACTTTTGACGGACGACAATTTTGACGAAAATCTTGAGGGCATCGTTAAAACCCACGATGGAGAGTAGACGAGGATTTTTCAAGAGTTCATTCCCACACCCATTTCCAAGACTTTGTGGACTCCACCTAGCACTGGGGTTACGGCCTAATGGAAAACGTCAGCATCCCTGTCTcgctgttttaaaaaagatgcaTTGCTGCGAAACACTTAGCGAGAACTTGTCATCGCGGAAGAATTTTCGGTTGCAGatgaattaagaaaaatgaaggtCCATCAAACAGCTTTTTATATCAAATATGAATAGGTCCCCAGAGCCCAGACCCACTTACTAGGTGTATATATTTTATTCACACACGCACGAACTAGACGACTTCGCCATCTAGGGTGGAGAGTAAAAAGTTTCCTAAACCGTTAACGGTTTAACGGTTGACGGACATGTTAGTGTATCACTAGTTCACTACTGTAGCTGTACTAGCCTCAATAAATCGTGAAACCGTCTAAGATCAAATTTACTGGGGAGGGGGGATAAACCTTTATTCTGATTTTCTCGGATTATTCTGATATTTGTTGCAACAAATATCAGAATAATCCGATTATCCAACAATTTGTTGGACACCTCCATACTTCAATAATGCATAACCATCAATAAATTTAGACGCGCAACTGCGCAAGTTAATTAAGACAATTGCCAATTCTCGTGGGAATAAAAccaatgaaaaattaattttttgccttgaaaatatattttaagggCTGAATTTATTATAAATGCCTATTCGTGCCACTCCGACACGTAGgccaaaaaaggaataaatcaATACAGAAACAATAAGATATGAGTAAACAAATCACACAAtccaatcatttaaaaaattacactcACAAAATTATGGAACTGACCAAGTTGTACCTAAGTCTATTACAATTTATACGTGCAGTGCCGAGAAGTTTCATTAGCTTCATTTTGCTCGAAATAAACGGAGTATGGATTATTGTTATCAAAAGGAGTCGACGTTATTGGTGGACTTGTATAAAATGTTTCCTGGTatttaaatgtaataaaagTCAAAATACTTTTCAAATATAACAAGGCAAACTCAATTTTATACCGATGGTGAAAGGGATGAAAACAAATCGTCGTTTGCTGAATTAATAAGTGCTGCGCCAGGAGCCACCACCAAGTTTGGGTCACTTCTCATCCCACTATAAGAGTCAAATAAGCAGAGCATTCACTATATACAGACTACATTATGAATtaatggtaaaataaaatagtttaCAGGTAGTTTTCTGGACTGCTGTGCCAGCTGGCATCAGgatattgctgctgctgttgctgtacAGGCAATTGACTGACAGCATCGGCAATCCAATTCTCTTGTGAATTATTGTATAACGCAGTCTGTAACGCAAAGTAATAAGTTTATGTCATGTACGTTTACAAATTCAATATAATATTACAATACTTTATGTattagaaataattatttgaaatactTATTACTCACACTGTAGAACACAGGTTCTGGCGTTTGAGAAGTGTTGATGTCCGTCAGCAGTCTGATTTCCTTTTGATGAAGAGCTTCGTTGTACCTTGGAAAATTCAGATTATTTTCGTGTGAAACTATCGGCAACAGGTTATTGGAATTCAATTGAAACTTACGATCGACCTATCGTCATGTCATTTCGACTATAAGTCGAGGTGTTGTCGTAACACTCGATTTGGTTAGACAGATGGTTAGAGCTGACAGGCATAAGCTGATGGCCACCGGATCTATGTGGGGGCGCCTGCTTATTGATACATGATTTCTGGGCCACACAATAAGTCAATTAAACACCTTGGTTTATAAAACACCTGTTGTCATTTATGAAACTCACCAACAGCTCTAGCAACTGATTTTGGAGTCGTTTCTGAGTGTCCTGTATGAGACTTTCTCCTCCTGTTTCCTTGACTGTGCTTAAGATGTTAATTACTTCTGTGTTTTCATGCTGCCTGGTCAGCTGAATTACACACTCAATGTGGATGTATCCATCCGGATTTTGCCTTTTTAGCCTGTAAGTACAGGGCTCGTTGCATTTTCCCATCgtccctgaaaaaaaaattaacaaattataTTGTACTTCAAGTGGAATTAAGAGTGTAACAATTATGTTAAACTCACACAGATAGAAAGCTGTTTGGCTCCAAAAAACATCGTCAGGATGAAGAAATTCGGTTGGATAGCGATTAAGAGCATCGTGAATTCCGGTGACTGCAACGAAActgtttgtttaattttaaataaaagaataactaACAGATGAacatattatttgaaaataaacaaatacttCTCGCAGAAATGAGTGAACCTTCCGGTAATTAATGAGAGCCACGCGGTATAAAATCTTGGCTTGGTTTGCATCGACTGTAGCGGTCCAGTCTTGCACCTTTTTGCTGCGATTAAACCATTATTATTCAGTGGCTGTAACGCCCTTTTACACGCCCTCTCGCTCGATGGGTTTTCTTTGCCGACTTGCTGGAAATCCAAAAGATTTCCTCGGATTAGGACGCCAGTAAGCATGATGCGAATAGGAGGAACATCTTCGTGGTTtgcccattttttcttcttctgctgtgcCGGTTTAATTAGACATTCAACCGGACCGAAATGATTAAACTCCCATGGATTCAAACCTATAGGGATCAAAAtacataattttaaatttaaaaaacaagaatgtgTACGCTGTATGTACTGGGACTTGCCTTTGAACACATTtatcaatgatttttttaaattcccgcTACTCTCGAGGTTGATAACGTCCGACAACTTGGATCCAACAGGTTGAATTGGCTGTTAAGCGAATTcagaatatttttctttttaagatttttaaaattatgaatgTCTAaagcaagaaataaaaataaaacctgaTATGGAAATTCTTCTCCGTAGTCGATTATGTCGATATCATCCTCGGACCAAGCTATAAGAGTCGTCTTAATACAACCtctctaaaacaaaaatgtttcattaaACGTTTACTACGCCACACCTACTGGGTAGAAAACCAGTCTAACGTATACCTGCCCATCTTGGCCATCGTTGTCCACGCCGAAAATTTTATGATACATAACATATCGTATTATGCAAACCATCACAAACTTTAGAGTTTGCTCGAACGTTAGGATGAATGAAGGTTTCGGAAAGCTTAAAAGGGAGACGACCAAACTTAACAGTTTACTACAAGCTATTTTATGCTGTAGTCGACGTTGCTTCTCTGTTTCGATCCTGTTGTTTAGTTCATTTCCCAAAGGAAACCATGGATTAAACACTGACCACTTCATTCCTTTAAACTTGTAATAATAGCTAGAGACTTACTTGTTACAATTGGATCCGTTTTCcattgcagttatttgacaCTTGGACGTTTATAGTGGCAATTTTCGAGCTCTTACACTGTATACTGTAGACGTAGTGGACTTGGTggacaatgtcctctattgcCAATTTGTCTAGACAGGCTCTTCTCATCCTTGAATAATCACCTGGCGGTGATTCATGAATTTCACTTGATACACAGAATATCCTACATACACAGAACGTGtcacttgttttctttcaaaaatttattgcCAGCATCTGAACCGCAATGTCTGCtagaataataaaatgaaaaacaaataaattattcaattaaatttaaaatgctgTTCCAGAAATCTGACAATTCGTGGAGGCGGTAGATTCAAAATGCGATATTATGTTTCCGATGTTGCGGTCTCTTGCGGTAAATCCCctgtattaatttaatttttattgagtTCCTGCGCAGTATTATTATTCAAAGTAAGCCGAAATTGTTTGTGAAAGACTGTTTCCAATTTGTTAGCGCTAGTGGTTATTTTAACAACATTAAAGCAGTCTACTTTTGAGAAACGGTCTATCACCGACACCGAGATTGAGAATTATTCTTTACCGATTATACAataatgtttattttattttatcgatttttatTGATGAATAATGTTCTTTAAAATGTGTATTCACAcattatcaaatttttaacacatttggaataagaataattatttttaaatgatgtacAATGGCTCCAAATGAATGTGCATTTCATTTCCGGATCCAAAGAGTTTATAAGTAGCCCACGTATTGCTAATATTTTCGTAAGATGGTTCCTACAGCTTCTACTATGAATAACAAAGCTCTTTTACAAGCGAGGCAAACCAGAGATAAGCGACTGATGTCGAATCCGGGCACTTCTGCTCGAGTAGCCCAGGCGTTACAATCCCGTGGTAACGAAGTTATCTACAACattgaaacagaaaatgaTCCACTCAGCGATTCATCCCAGAAAGCGGAAGAGAGCAACAATACCGGAGATCCAGCAGGAAAGGGCGGTGAGAAACAGCAAAGAACGGCGGTTGAGGCAACGGCGATAGAAGATATCAAAATCGGGAGTCCCGCGACCAACGTACAACCAAACGAGGCTCATCATCCCAGCACAATCTTGAAGCAATATCTTGTTCCGTTGTGGATTCTCTTGGCGTACTTGGCTGCCTTCGGCCTTAGCCGCGCCTTCTACAATTTCGCCCTGTCCGACGACGACAAAATGGCATTCGACATGTGGGCTGCGTATTTTAATAGCCTCCCTTCAAACCTGAACACCATTTGGTTCTTGGGGATGGTGCTGAACCAGATGCTCTCCAAAAGATCCACTGCCACGATCCAGAACGTGTTACCGGGCACAACTCATGCCATGGAATTATTCGAAAGGGCATTGAAAAACGAAATACCGGAAAGGCATCAGCATGTCGAACGCTTTTCACGATACATTCTGTTGATGTGGTTGATGACAGCTCGCCAGTTCAGCAAACCTCTCGAGAAGGAATACTCGAGCTGGGCGAAAATCCAGGAAACGTTGGGCTTAAACGACGCCGAAATCCAATCGCTGCaacggaaagaaaagaaaggcgaACCTTTGGCCTTGGTGGCCTATGACTGGACCAAAGTGTTCCTggcggaaatggaagaaagaaaatgtttcacaAGACCTGGAGAGGTGGCACAGATGTATCAAACAGTCTACTTGTTAAAGAAAAACTGCGGAACGGCTATGAAATTTTCTAACCGGGAATTAGTGCCGAGGTTTATGTTGTGGATCAGCCGGGCCGTTCTACACCTTTTCGGATGGATCAGCGTGCTAGGGTTTCAAACGGAGATCAAATGGGAGGGAAAAAGTGAGAAGTGGTATTTACCATCACAATTTTTTATACCGTATTTTCTCGTCTGTTTTGCCTATGCCGCCAGCCAGATCGTCAGGCATCCCTTCGATAACAATGAAGATGAGGACATGGTTCAAAGTTTgaaccaaaaaatagaaaaccgaAAGAGATTTCTGAGAGTGTACGACCACAAATGTGTCGATGATTTTATAATGGAGTAATTTTGTTCTTAAAACGTTTTGTTTCCCTCCGAACATCCTAAATTCTGTGCAGCTCGAATGTCGTCAATACATttcattgaaagaaaaaatattttttcgtatttttattttccttttgataatTATCTATCCCAATTCCATGTCAAGGTGAATAGAATTCATACATTCCTATCTGTTTATCCACTGGAACTTGGAGATAACGCCTATCTAAATCTTATCAATGCGGAGCCATTGTACattgataacaaaaaaaaagatgacgtgCGCTGGCGCTTGGACTTGTGCGTATTATCGCACATTTGTTGCAAATCAAGTTCAGGTTTCATTGCAAGACATTTAGAAAAATAGAGGTGACGGATAAATACTCGCTCAAACTAGCCACTCAAGTCTACAGGCGATCAGGCTTTAAGGTTAAGTCAATCGGACGTTTATACGGTGGTCTCATGCACCTGCAGTTTCGTTAACTATTCAGTAGACACTCAATCAAGAATGGAGGAAAATCTCGACGAGACAGTCAGAAGTAATCTGAGTGATGGGCCTTTCGTATCTTCCCAAGAAAAAGGTTTCCCCATCAGCGGCTTGCATTATCTCAAAACCGACCACCAAAAGTAAGTAAAAAGGCATACAAATAATTGAACCCCCCAAAATAATACCCTATTCTATATTGCGACGAATTTAAATAACCGGACAGTTGGCTGATCAAAGTCCGAGTTACAAAGAAAACTGGCAAAATAATAGTAAATAACGGGGTAAGCGAagtgaaatatttcaagatgAATTTGATCGACTTGTGGAAAGGCGAAATAGAGGCCATGGCGTTCGGAGATGAATGCGATcgattctttgaaatttttgaggtACGTGATAGAGCATGCACCGTGTGTGTAGCTCGGGATTACATACGGCTACATTAATTGGCGTCAGCTATTCAAATATCTTTTACGTATACAATAGGTTAACAAATGCTTTTCAATTTCAACGGCCGTATTGCAACCAGTCGGTTCGCGCAGCAGCCTGCAGCACGAATCGATACTCAAATTAAATCATTCGACCAAAGTACCGTATATCCcattaaaaagtttttataatcCCAATTTCAGATTAGACGAGATCATGTTACGTCAGCATGATTTAACAGGTGGAATGTCTTGATGACGACGATTCTATTTCCAACGCAGAATTTTATTTCGTGCCCATCAAAACCATTTTAACGATGAAGCCCGGGAGTTTTGTAGGTCAGCCCTATCCTAATATTCTTAATAAAATACATctcaatttaaattatttgcatttaattatttcattgtACAGATGTTATTGCTGATGCGTCGTTCGTCGGGAAAGTGTCCATGGGTCTGTCTCAATCCACTCAGCGACATTACACGAAACGTAAATTAAATCTAATCGACGACGTTGGCGATTCGATCGTTTTGACCGCGTGGAACGATCTGGTCAACGATTTGAACCAACACGATTATTTCGGCGACTCCGTTTTGCGCATCGCCGTCAGAGGTTCGCAAATTGTCGAGTACAAGGGGAAACTTGAACTCGGCACCGTCTCCACTACCATCTTGAAAGTATTGGCTATACAGAGTACTTGTGTAATAACGACCTTGTGATTGATTGGAAGCGATTTGATATCGTGTATAGATAAACGAAGAGCTTAAAGACATACCAGGATTCTTCAATATTATCGGACGGAGCTCGCAAATCGCgccgatttttgaaaaaagctacGAATCTGATGCCATCTGTTAGTATCCGTCTGAAAcgcatgaaaagaaaaacagagaaaagtCGAGCAacgttaaattttaaaaataactgcaCATTTTAGGCAAAGACATTACGACTTTTCAAGAAATCAAAGATCTGAAGACACCCTATCGTCCCGAGCGTTACTCTGTTCGAGCAATGATctctataattatcgaaaattcgCCATTCTATGAGGGATGCTATTTCGAAGGTTGCAGAAAGAAggtaatttaattaatcaatttgtttctggtgttttattttttactgcaATTGGTTGTCGATTAATTTGTCCATGTTGTGACATGTTACGTCATCATTTACCCGCAGGTGAATTTCAATTTACTAACCAACAATTATTACTGTTCAAAGTGCGATGTGGAAAATCCGGAATTCCGTTGGTGTCTCATCCTGAAAGTAAATTACTATCGAAATCAAAtacaaatcaattaatttgcTATTATTTCGCTAAATAGTTTCAACTGAATGACATTAGTGGGAGCCAGAGAGTCACCTGTTTCCAAGAGGGATTAGAAGATCTCGTTGGTAAATACCAAATATAAATCCGTACAAGgcgaacaaaaggaaaaaaaaattatgacaaATCACAACTGATGTGTGTTCAACAGGTAGATCGAAGCTTGAGCTGTTGCACCACTTTTGGTTTTCATCGCGTCACGAGTTATTCTGGCAGCAAATCAACGACTGTCTACGATTTCGATATTTTCACTTTCGACTGAAATTCGAGCCCATTTCATACCTCGTaagtcaaatcaaattttgttttatctaaAACAAATGCAGTGTTGCAAATTTGCTCTTTTTTAAACCGGTTGGATTGGAATATATTAGGG
It encodes:
- the LOC124314074 gene encoding uncharacterized protein LOC124314074 isoform X1 codes for the protein MENGSNCNKIETEKQRRLQHKIACSKLLSLVVSLLSFPKPSFILTFEQTLKFVMVCIIRYVMYHKIFGVDNDGQDGQRGCIKTTLIAWSEDDIDIIDYGEEFPYQPIQPVGSKLSDVINLESSGNLKKSLINVFKGLNPWEFNHFGPVECLIKPAQQKKKKWANHEDVPPIRIMLTGVLIRGNLLDFQQVGKENPSSERACKRALQPLNNNGLIAAKRCKTGPLQSMQTKPRFYTAWLSLITGRFTHFCENFVAVTGIHDALNRYPTEFLHPDDVFWSQTAFYLWTMGKCNEPCTYRLKRQNPDGYIHIECVIQLTRQHENTEVINILSTVKETGGESLIQDTQKRLQNQLLELLKSCINKQAPPHRSGGHQLMPVSSNHLSNQIECYDNTSTYSRNDMTIGRSYNEALHQKEIRLLTDINTSQTPEPVFYSTALYNNSQENWIADAVSQLPVQQQQQQYPDASWHSSPENYLGMRSDPNLVVAPGAALINSANDDLFSSLSPSETFYTSPPITSTPFDNNNPYSVYFEQNEANETSRHCTYKL
- the LOC124314074 gene encoding uncharacterized protein LOC124314074 isoform X2; the encoded protein is MENGSNCNKIETEKQRRLQHKIACSKLLSLVVSLLSFPKPSFILTFEQTLKFVMVCIIRYVMYHKIFGVDNDGQDGQRGCIKTTLIAWSEDDIDIIDYGEEFPYQPIQPVGSKLSDVINLESSGNLKKSLINVFKGLNPWEFNHFGPVECLIKPAQQKKKKWANHEDVPPIRIMLTGVLIRGNLLDFQQVGKENPSSERACKRALQPLNNNGLIAAKRCKTGPLQSMQTKPRFYTAWLSLITGRFTHFCENFVAVTGIHDALNRYPTEFLHPDDVFWSQTAFYLWTMGKCNEPCTYRLKRQNPDGYIHIECVIQLTRQHENTEVINILSTVKETGGESLIQDTQKRLQNQLLELLKSCINKQAPPHRSGGHQLMPVSSNHLSNQIECYDNTSTYSRNDMTIGRSYNEALHQKEIRLLTDINTSQTPEPVFYSTALYNNSQENWIADAVSQLPVQQQQQQYPDASWHSSPENYLGMRSDPNLVVAPGAALINSANDDLFSSLSPETFYTSPPITSTPFDNNNPYSVYFEQNEANETSRHCTYKL
- the LOC124314106 gene encoding replication protein A 70 kDa DNA-binding subunit-like, which gives rise to MEENLDETVRSNLSDGPFVSSQEKGFPISGLHYLKTDHQNWLIKVRVTKKTGKIIVNNGVSEVKYFKMNLIDLWKGEIEAMAFGDECDRFFEIFEVNKCFSISTAVLQPVGSRSSLQHESILKLNHSTKVECLDDDDSISNAEFYFVPIKTILTMKPGSFVDVIADASFVGKVSMGLSQSTQRHYTKRKLNLIDDVGDSIVLTAWNDLVNDLNQHDYFGDSVLRIAVRGSQIVEYKGKLELGTVSTTILKINEELKDIPGFFNIIGRSSQIAPIFEKSYESDAICKDITTFQEIKDLKTPYRPERYSVRAMISIIIENSPFYEGCYFEGCRKKVNFNLLTNNYYCSKCDVENPEFRWCLILKFQLNDISGSQRVTCFQEGLEDLVGRSKLELLHHFWFSSRHELFWQQINDCLRFRYFHFRLKFEPISYLGDFPPSVVVLGAGRIDQISHCQKMIHELRHERHNRMLPTPRPLSKPTG